The following are encoded together in the Corticium candelabrum chromosome 1, ooCorCand1.1, whole genome shotgun sequence genome:
- the LOC134186745 gene encoding uncharacterized protein LOC134186745: METALQNAGRLLGEGINSGAFLFVTQHAVAFCEKAIKLHNFLDETRRALIESEASHKFSSDAVYCAVEWAIDYTNAVEEFVSWAHFAERIERVKSGLRAGDFRALESLLGTLREHDQQTKKCFDSFEGNVARALEQTYEKARAVQNEVANANSRKRIVRGVGGTASSLLLAGSIAGVALTVLFPPAGMSLLVGAVVGSGAAGTAGVATAVGTGIAAANIAEPTSRLTELGQMLDDLSTTASCWLSSVKKVETWLNRCVRAMSVTGSALEYARTGYIDDVLEAVESLQKESSTLHVSVCTARAELKRIRDDLEQSRASASIQQQTV; the protein is encoded by the coding sequence ATGGAAACAGCTCTGCAGAATGCTGGTCGACTTCTTGGAGAAGGAATAAATTCAGGAGCTTTTCTCTTTGTTACACAACATGCTGTAGCTTTCTGTGAGAAAGCAATAAAGCTGCACAACTTTTTAGACGAGACGAGACGTGCGCTAATCGAATCTGAAGCGTCACACAAGTTCTCCTCGGATGCTGTGTACTGTGCTGTAGAATGGGCGATAGACTACACGAATGCCGTTGAAGAGTTTGTCTCTTGGGCTCATTTTGCTGAGAGGATTGAGAGAGTAAAATCGGGGCTAAGAGCTGGTGATTTCAGAGCACTCGAGTCTCTCTTGGGTACGCTTAGAGAGCAtgatcaacaaacaaagaaatgctTTGACTCGTTTGAAGGAAATGTCGCTAGAGCACTAGAGCAGACGTACGAAAAGGCAAGGGCTGTGCAGAATGAAGTCGCCAATGCCAACAGCCGCAAAAGAATTGTGAGGGGTGTCGGTGGGACTGCATCTTCGCTATTACTAGCTGGCAGCATTGCCGGGGTCGCCCTCACCGTGCTGTTTCCACCCGCCGGAATGTCTTTGCTTGTAGGAGCGGTCGTCGGGTCAGGAGCAGCAGGTACAGCAGGAGTGGCAACTGCTGTTGGTACGGGCATTGCAGCAGCAAACATAGCAGAACCAACAAGTCGCTTGACAGAGTTGGGTCAGATGCTTGATGATCTGTCGACGACAGCCAGTTGTTGGCTTTCCAGCGTGAAAAAAGTGGAAACTTGGTTGAATCGATGTGTGCGTGCAATGAGTGTTACTGGCTCAGCTCTTGAGTACGCTAGAACTGGTTATATCGACGATGTCCTGGAAGCAGTGGAGAGTCTTCAGAAAGAATCAAGCACGTTACACGTCTCTGTCTGCACTGCTCGTGCTGAATTGAAAAGGATCAGAGACGATCTAGAGCAGAGCAGAGCAAGTGCATCTATCCAGCAACAAACAGTCTAA
- the LOC134186227 gene encoding uncharacterized protein LOC134186227 codes for MEKSTKALSLLEEALDPAVLETLKKGAQRLAEFVTKATNVIGEAKSSLRKAKTSHKVCWASMDSAIDLAQDFTYAVKKYAEWGTSSGSLVQGAMLAVAGDFRHFEAFMDTLTTQLRQVQRSYDSFREATQKAEKQACTAADSAEKESKKAKNHRKVVQGVGGTASGLLIGGGIAGLVLTAVFPPAGLLVGAALAGSGAAASGGVATALVTDIAATDLRITAQQLHKLGQALKELSQVGASLLAKMSRLMIRVNQRERTVTVLRTAASHARIGAPDFFIEATRRFCAESRTLRFGAWEAGYGLTRLKDMNPYTSRRSRKY; via the coding sequence ATGGAGAAATCCACAAAAGCACTATCCCTTcttgaagaagcactagatcCAGCGGTTCTTGAGACTTTGAAGAAAGGTGCTCAACGTTTGGCTGAATTCGTAACCAAAGCGACGAACGTCATCGGTGAGGCAAAGAGTAGTCTGAGAAAAGCAAAGACCTCTCACAAAGTTTGCTGGGCTAGCATGGACAGTGCTATAGACTTAGCGCAAGACTTCACGTATGCAGTTAAGAAATATGCCGAGTGGGGTACTAGTTCTGGATCCTTAGTTCAGGGAGCGATGTTAGCGGTGGCTGGTGATTTTCGTCATTTCGAAGCCTTCATGGATACACTGACGACGCAGTTACGACAAGTACAGAGGAGCTACGACTCGTTTAGAGAGGCTACACAAAAAGCAGAAAAGCAAGCGTGTACTGCAGCGGACAGTGCAgagaaagaaagcaagaagGCCAAAAACCACCGAAAGGTTGTCCAAGGGGTCGGTGGAACCGCATCTGGCCTATTGATCGGTGGCGGCATTGCAGGTCTCGTTCTCACCGCGGTGTTTCCACCAGCCGGTCTTTTGGTTGGCGCTGCACTGGCCGGTTCGGGAGCAGCAGCATCAGGAGGAGTAGCAACTGCTCTTGTGACTGACATTGCCGCAACAGACCTCAGAATAACAGCACAACAATTGCACAAGTTGGGTCAAGCGTTGAAAGAGCTGTCGCAAGTGGGCGCTTCTCTCCTTGCAAAAATGAGTCGTTTGATGATTCGTGTGAATCAAAGAGAGAGGACAGTGACAGTTCTTCGCACGGCAGCTAGTCATGCCAGGATTGGTGCACCCGATTTCTTTATTGAGGCAACGAGACGGTTTTGCGCTGAGTCACGCACGCTACGGTTTGGAGCCTGGGAAGCTGGCTATGGGTTGACACGTCTCAAGGACATGAATCCGTACACGAGCAGACGTTCACGTAAATACTAG
- the LOC134196983 gene encoding uncharacterized protein LOC134196983 — MASLIKHKQECDEQKNDNTSQFVCPVCLRRQEFSVSNLASVKSHVDVCLSGKSAAEQEVKKQTKRKSTKLLESSKKESNTLFILEVIAQFLLEVKADAHLLFQHGTCTED, encoded by the exons ATGGCAAGTTTGATTAAACATAAGCAGGAATGTGATGAACAGAAGAATGACAAT ACATCTCAATTTGTATGTCCAGTTTGTTTGAGACGTCAAGAGTTTTCTGTCTCCAATCTTGCATCAGTAAAGAGTCATGTtgatgtgtgtctgtctggtaaATCAGCAGCTGAACAAG AAGTAAAGAAGCAGACCAAAAGGAAGAGCACCAAATTATTGGAGAGTTCAAAAAAGGAAAGCAACACTCTTTTCATATTGGAAGTGATTGCACA ATTCTTACTAGAAGTGAAAGCAGATGCACATCTTTTGTTTCAAcatggtacatgtacagaaGATTGA
- the LOC134193781 gene encoding DNA polymerase kappa-like: MSDRGKASSSCGLSRMKLDDQKAGMKGLDKEKINQIILEASKGSKFYENERKKEKQTEERLKSLKERLSKLTDGDKKRALNKVDKIIEEMEEMRDMSRTIVHVDMDMFYAAVEMRNNPLLRDKSVTVGGNSMLIDW; encoded by the exons ATGAGTGACCGCGGGAAGGCGAGCTCCTCTTGTGGGCTTAGCAGAATGAAGCTCGATGATCAGAAGGCCGGAATGAAAGGCTTGGATAAAGAAAAGATCAACCAGATTATTCTCGAAGCGTCAAAGGGTTCGAAATTTTACGAGAacgaaagaaagaaagaaaagcagACAGAAGAGAGACTAAAGAGCTTGAAAGAGAGATTGAGTAAGCTGACAGATGGAGACAAGAAACGGGCATTGAACAAAGTGGACAAGATAATTGAAGAGATGGAAGAGATGAGAGATATGAGCAGGACAATTGTTCATGTCGATATGGACATGTTCTATGCTGCTGTCGAGATGAGGAACAATCCTTTACTGAGGGACAAATCAGTAACTGTTGGAGGAAACTCGATGCTG ATAGACTGGTAA
- the LOC134197164 gene encoding uncharacterized protein LOC134197164: MEEQASKNNMNEFVNIAKEIFKLLTSEILALVANGMAKLFEKAQKLKYSADEISCDLADTKFLNTISWDDVYAATVSAEDFTSSIEELTDWGKKAEGKIERAKEDFTKGNFKALKSQIEILKTQVSQVTKCLHEFQRKADKAKQNTYKAAKNLETKLLEAKQSKWQVDAAGLGTVLVAVGSIVDLLFTGWLPLVGDIVAAVAAGACTTYIYYTSASMTDTVRRLTKFGEELDDLSKTTWSVLAYVTKLESHLNKTVRSVEVAETAYEYASQNNIGDVVDAVKRIRETSTALKAQVSPAVTKLKKIEEDMESRMHGSEQKLETKKKA, translated from the coding sequence ATGGAAGAGCAAGCATCAAAGAATAACATGAACGAATTTGTAAATATTGCTAAGGAAATCTTTAAATTATTAACTTCCGAAATTCTTGCTCTTGTCGCAAACGGCATGGCAAAGTTATTCGAGAAAGCACAAAAGCTAAAATATTCTGCAGATGAAATATCTTGTGATCTTGCTGATACCAAATTCTTGAACACAATCTCCTGGGATGATGTGTACGCTGCCACAGTATCGGCGGAAGACTTTACATCTTCAATAGAAGAGTTAACCGATTGGGGTAAAAAAGCTGAAGGGAAGATTGAGAGAGCTAAAGAGGATTTTACTAAAGGCAACTTTAAGGCTTTGAAATCTCAAATTGAAATACTCAAAACACAGGTTAGCCAAGTAACCAAGTGTCTTCACGAGTTTCAAAGAAAGGCCGAtaaagcaaaacaaaacacatacaAAGCAGCAAAAAATTTGGAGACAAAGCTTCTAGAAGCCAAACAAAGCAAATGGCAAGTCGATGCAGCTGGCTTAGGAACTGTCCTTGTCGCTGTTGGCAGCATTGTCGATTTACTTTTTACCGGCTGGCTTCCACTAGTCGGCGATATAGTAgcagcagttgcagcaggagCATGTACGACTTACATTTATTATACATCAGCAAGCATGACAGATACTGTACGACGCTTGACTAAGTTCGGTGAGGAGCTAGATGATCTGTCAAAGACGACCTGGTCTGTGCTTGCATACGTGACAAAATTGGAGAGCCATTTGAATAAAACAGTGAGATCAGTGGAGGTGGCTGAAACAGCTTATGAGTACGCCAGCCAAAATAATATCGGCGATGTCGTCGACGCAGTGAAACGTATTAGAGAAACTTCGACCGCTCTAAAGGCACAAGTTTCTCCTGCAGTTACAAAGCTAAAGAAGATCGAAGAAGATATGGAATCACGTATGCACGGCAGTGAGCAAAAATTGGAGACAAAAAAGAAGGCTTGA